One part of the Astatotilapia calliptera chromosome 9, fAstCal1.2, whole genome shotgun sequence genome encodes these proteins:
- the crygn2 gene encoding gamma-crystallin N-B: protein MSQYSGKITFYEGKCFTGRKLEVRGDCDNFQDRGFMNRVNSIRVESGAWICYDHPDFKGQQYILEHGEYPEFQRWNSHNDHMGSCKPIRMHGEHYRIELFEGCNFSGQCVDICDDCPFLQSRGFSKNCINSVKVYGDGAWVMYEEPNFRGRMYIVERGDYCSHNEWQAQNPNIQSIRRVVNYF from the exons ATGTCACAGTACTCTGGAAAG ATTACTTTTTATGAGGGGAAGTGCTTCACCGGCAGGAAGCTGGAGGTCAGAGGTGACTGTGATAACTTCCAGGACCGCGGCTTCATGAACAG GGTGAACTCGATCCGTGTGGAGAGCGGAGCCTGGATCTGCTACGACCACCCTGACTTCAAGGGCCAGCAGTACATCCTGGAGCACGGCGAGTACCCAGAATTCCAGAGGTGGAACTCCCACAACGACCACATGGGATCCTGCAAACCCATCCGCATG CACGGCGAGCACTACCGCATCGAGCTGTTCGAGGGCTGTAACTTCTCCGGTCAGTGCGTGGACATCTGCGACGACTGCCCCTTCCTGCAGAGCCGCGGCTTCTCCAAGAACTGCATCAACTCTGTGAAGGTCTACGGAGACGGAGC CTGGGTGATGTACGAGGAGCCAAACTTCCGTGGCCGCATGTACATTGTTGAGCGTGGAGACTACTGCAGCCATAACGAGTGGCAGGCCCAGAACCCCAACATCCAGTCCATCCGCAGAGTCGTCAACTACTTCTAa
- the nub1 gene encoding NEDD8 ultimate buster 1: MAEQNLEAKLKNLLKQEKIQLWNPPYTEQGQQPGRQHMQELAERYAHLLRLPVSEVGGALESIRAQAVKRGRGNQTFRETSVATLELLLPRDAKKDPKVRTYLETRLDVSAQQVVDRVAEEHGLRSIKLILSGRTLSAERRLDEQGVKNHSKVMVLRVSDGELKQQLTEEEEERRSQEESVQRTQKGFQILSERDGSEDPHTTPFLEIADQKGNPLKIPPTEKKALILAMGFHEKGRALMKRKQHDNALCHLLQADQQFRKCGSALLSSVDNYAVLQLDIVWCYRALEALSCLEDGRSRLQRAEDCFLRCYGEQQERLLMIKGNTGREEVLFLRLYLLQSLLSYIEGSDSEARLQLSRVESLYARLRPDSEKMAQLMALGFSEREARLGLRASRGDLQEAAIHISTRRQEREELKQRERQKRRTRMEAISALMELGFSQRDAARALHHADGNVDRAYAILLDSSQDAQATNNNTEGGASPEMVEQLLYLGFERDSAEAALRLTGGDVQSATQLLLDNQGVLSPELLTPPSTSSSSSTPSSEEPSSASSSPEDSELVSEVLEDIAPHEEDYLDLTLEEESELISAMKAYLHREPAHT; the protein is encoded by the exons GAGCTGGCGGAGCGCTACGCCCACCTGCTGCGCCTGCCCGTGTCGGAGGTAGGGGGCGCTCTGGAGTCGATCCGAGCTCAGGCGGTGAAGCGAGGCAGAGGAAACCAAACGTTCAGGGAGACGAGCGTGGCGAcgctggagctgctgctgccgcGAGACGCCAAGAAG GATCCAAAGGTCAGGACGTACCTGGAGACGAGGCTGGACGTGTCGGCGCAGCAGGTGGTGGACAG ggTCGCTGAGGAGCACGGCCTCAGGAGCATCAAGCTGATCCTGAGTGGGAGGACTCTGTCTGCAG agcgACGTCTGGACGAGCAGGGCGTGAAGAACCACAGCAAGGTGATGGTGCTGAGGGTGAGCGACGGCGAGCTGAAGCAGCAGCtgacggaggaggaggaggagaggaggagccaGGAGGAGAGCGTCCAGAGGACCCAGAAAGGCTTCCAGATCCTGTCAGAGAGAG ACGGCAGCGAGGACCCACACACCACACCGTTCCTGGAGATCGCCGACCAGAAAGGAAACCCTCTGAAGATTCCCCCCACGGAGAAGAAG gctcTGATCCTGGCCATGGGCTTCCATGAGAAAGGTCGCGCTCTGATGAAGAGGAAGCAGCACGATAACGCTCTGTGTCACCTGCTGCAGGCCGACCAGCAGTTCAG gaAGTGCGGCTCGGCGCTGCTCAGCTCCGTGGATAACTACGCCGTGCTGCAGCTGGACATCGTGTGGTGTTACCGCGCTCTGGAGGCGCTGTCCTGCCTGGAGGATGGGCGGAGCCGCCTGCAGAGAGCCGAGGACTGTTTCCTGCGTTGCTACGGAGAACAGCAGGAGAGACTGCTGATGATCAag GGTAACACGGGCAGAGAGGAGGTGCTGTTCCTGCGTCTGTACCTCCTGCAGAGCCTCCTCTCCTACATCGAAGGAAGCGACTCTGAGGCGCGGCTGCAGCTCTCCAGG gTGGAGTCTCTGTACGCGCGCCTGCGTCCCGACTCGGAGAAGATGGCTCAGCTGATGGCGCTGGGCTTCAGCGAGAGAGAAGCTCGGCTCGGCCTCAGAGCCTCCCGGGGCGACCTGCAGGAGGCCGCCATCCACATCAGCACCCGCCGACAG GAGCGGGAGGAGctgaagcagagggagagacagaagaggaggacgaggaTGGAGGCCATCTCCGCCCTGATGGAGCTGGGGTTCTCCCAGAGAGACGCCGCCCGCGCCCTGCACCACGCCGACGGGAACGTAGACAGAGCTTACGCT ATCCTGCTGGACTCGAGCCAGGATGCCCAGGCGACCAATAACAACACAGAGGGCGGAGCTAGCCCAGAGATGGTGGAGCAG CTGTTGTATTTGGGATTCGAGCGGGATTCGGCTGAAGCGGCGCTCAGACTGACAGGTGGAGACGTCCAATCAGCGACACAGCTGCTGTTGGACAACCAGGGCGTCCTCTCCCCGGAGCTGCTGACCCCGccctccacatcctcctcctcctccacaccaTCCTCAGAGGAGCCCAGCTCCGCCTCCAGCTCCCCAG AGGACAGCGAGCTGGTGAGCGAGGTGCTCGAGGACATCGCCCCCCACGAGGAGGACTACCTGGACCTCACGCTGGAGGAGGAGAGCGAGCTCATCTCTGCCATGAAGGCGTACCTGCACCGTGAGCCCGCCCACACCTAG